Below is a genomic region from Zea mays cultivar B73 chromosome 9, Zm-B73-REFERENCE-NAM-5.0, whole genome shotgun sequence.
TAGCCATGGAAGCTTGTACAGCTTGCAGCCACGCTTTCCCGGCTTCTCTATAAAATGCAGGCACTGCATTTCCATATTCTCACCCCAAGCCGCGTCCTACGTGGTCGAGGACTACAGCAAGAAATGGGGGTCTACAAGTCTGCAGTTCTGCTTGGTGTGGTTTTGGCCTCAGTCCTTCTCGGCTTCCTGGACGTTGTGTACGCAAGGGAGCTCACTGAAGCCAATGGTTGCTAATCCGTCTCTCTCCCTGTGCTTTGTGTGTTGTGCACTACTGTTACATTACTGCATGAATTAACTAGCTAGAACCATTTTAAAGAAGGTATATCTTTTTGTGCTTCATTCTTTCTTCATGCAGGCTCTGGAGTGAAGAATAATGTGAAGCCTGCAGGAGAGCCTGGGCTCAAGGATGAGAAGTGGTTTGGTGGTGGATACAAGCATGGTGGAGGGTATGGAAACAACCAGCCAGGATACGGTGGCGGAGGAAACAGCCAACCTGGATACGGCGGCGGAGGAAACAGTCAGCCCGGATACGGTGGAGGATACAAGCGCCATCACCCTGGTGGCGGCTACGGGTCTGGACAAGGAGGG
It encodes:
- the LOC542556 gene encoding glycine-rich protein GRP5 precursor (The RefSeq protein has 4 substitutions compared to this genomic sequence), yielding MGVNKSAVLLGVVLVSVLLGFLDVVYARELTEANGSGLKNNVKPAGEPGLKDEKWFGGRYKHGGGYGNNQPGYGGGGNSQPGYGGGGNSQPGYGGGYKRHHPGGGYGSGQGGPGCGCGGGYGGGNGSPGYGDDNGGGSGTGGGNGNAGGYGGGGGGGYGGGYGSGSGTAPGGGYHGGGGAQRYAGQN